In Bacillota bacterium, the genomic window TGAGTAAACTAGACTTCAAGAAGAGAAGCGGTTTTATAGATGCTTTTCTTTTAGGAATACCCTTCGGTATTTCTGCGTTACCACCCTGTACCATGCCAATTACAGCTTCTGTTCTTGCTTATTCTGCAACTAGAGGAAGTGCATTGTTAGGAGCAGTACTGATGTTTACCTATTGAAAGGGTATGTAAACATACTTCTTACGAAAATATTCAGAGCGGTTAAAAGAACGGATACCATGGATGTATTTTGAGATATTGATAAAATTGCTCCCCAGGTGTTGAAACACATAGAAGAAAATTATAACAAAAAACTCACGTTGAATGAACTGGCAAGGTCCAGTTTCTATAACCCCTCGTATTTTAGCAGGATATTCAAGGAATGCTATGGCAAGATACTTACTGAATACATAAGCGAAAAGAGACTTGAGGCTTTTTTGAGCCCAATACCAGAGACTTTATTAAAGATTAAAGCGTGGGTAATGGAAGGACCTACACACCACTATGCTCTGGGAAGCGAACATAATTCTATTTAATTTATGGAGACTATGTTATATAATTACTATTACGCCTCTGTTTTAAAATACAAAGCAGATTTATATATAATGGGTGATAAACGGTGTTATAAAAATATAGCAGGGTAATATTTAAATAACACCCTGCTACTTCTAACTCTATATTACGCTTTTACTTTGTATGGTCTCATCATTTCATTATCTTCGTGGTCTAAGATATGGCAATGCCAAACATATCCAGGACCAAGTGTAGGATCGAAAGAATACAGGTTTTTGCCTGGTTTTGCAACAAATACAGGGATATCTTGTGGTGCGAAACGGACTCTTATACGGGTAACTTCATTCGAGTTCACCTTTACAGTATCTTTCCACCCTTTTTCATTATCAGGTGGACTGATGGGTTCGCCGTCCAAATAGGGTTCTATTGGCAATGCAATAGTGGGATGGTCTAAAGGAGGAACTCCATTAAATTCTTCCCATTTATTCTTATACTCTTCTGCCTTAAAATTCTGGCGGCTAACAACCTGGAATTGCACCAGATGCAAATGTATTGGATGTGTATCCATTGTTAGGTTAATTATAATCCATTCCTCTGTTGATCCGACTCTTGGTAATTCTGATATTGGGGCCGACCATTTTTGACCATTTAATACAAGTATTACTGGACCATTAGGTGTAGTTACTTCATTTAATGTCAGGATTCTGGGAGGTGAGTCCGGTATAAGTCTTGGAATTCTATTAAGTTTGTCAGGCAGCCTGGGCGGTTTAACTGGCGCGGAAGAATCTGCAAGTACTGTGAATTGCATAATTTGTCCGACAGTATTCGGATCAGGCGTATCTCCGCCCGGAAATGGAGCGTTTGCATCATTCTGAAGAATTATTGAAGTACCTGGTTCAATACTCGAAAAATCCATAAGAATGTCTGCACGTTCTCCCGGTGCTATTAAAAGTGAACCAAGCTCAACTGGCTTAGGTAGGAAGCCACCATCACTTCCAATTTGTACAAATGTCATACCATTTGACAGCTTCAGATTATAAAACCGGGCATTGGAACCGTTAAGAAATCGGAACAGATACTGGCGTGGTTCTACATCCAGGTTTGGCCATACTTTTCCATTTACCATAATAGTGTCACCAAAAAATTCAGGTGTCCAGTAAGGATGAATATTGGGATTTACTCCAACGTTGTTAAATGAAAAGGAGCCATCAGTATTAAATGACCTATCTTGTATCACTATTGGTATCTCATATTTCCCGCTGGGTAAAACTACATTTTTCTCAAGTAATGTATTATGTTTGCAATTTTCGGGGTCACGTAACAAATAAAATCCAGCAAGTCCCAAATACACATTAAGTCGTGTTATACCAAGTGTATGGTCATGATACCATAGAGTAGCTGGTTGCTGTTTATTAGGATACGTATAAAGGGATGTTACAAATTTAGGTCCCCTCTTCCCATTGCTAGTGAACCATGCATCCGGATGACCGTCAAAAGTAGAAGGTACTTCACCTCCATGAAGGTGTGTCACCACTGGTATCGGTTTTTGTGCCTTAGGGAATCCGGGAGGGAATAAAGGCCAGGGCATGGGCGGGTCCATAGGCATATTATTAGGATTTGCCCAATGTAAGGTCGGGTCGACCGCAAGTAGGTGTAAACCAGTCAATTTATTAATCCATTTTACCATAACAGGGATACCTCTAACAGCTTCAAAAGTAGCTCCGGGTGAACTTCTGGAATACTTGATACGCCCGGTTTCAGGGTCTTTAACAAGTCCACCGTATCCCCAAACTGTCGTCTGAGGAAAACCTTCAGGAAGAATCTGCTGCTTGAACTCACTTATATCTACAAAATAAAGATGCCTTTTTTCCTTATTTTTATATATATTCACTTTATTTCCATGTATTTTTTCTTCAATTGTGACTTTTACTTTTAATATAAAGGGTTTATAAACAGGCGGCTTTACTAATTGATTGACAAACTTTGGTATAGATGCAGGATCAAGCTTGGTGGTTTGCCTAAAGGATTGTACTTGAAGCTTCTTCTTACATATAATATATTTTAAATAATTTATAGCTTTAAATAGATAGAAAGAAAATATTCCTAATAGGATTTTAAACATTTATATAACCTCCCTTATAATGTTTACTACAATATATTATGTTGACTACTGTAAAAAGGTTCTTGCATTATTGCGGTGCTGATTTACGCACAATGTTCCAACGCAGCCCTGGTGGCGAATATGCTGACTTGAAACAGGAAAGTCGGAAGATATATTAAAAAGTAAAAAGCAGGCACTTCTTAATTCCGGTGATGAGTGGATTATAGACGGCAATTATGGAGGCACTATAGATATGCGCCTTGAAAAAGCTGATATAGTTATTTATTTAAATTTAAGTAGATTTGTATGTTTGACAAGTTATATAAAACGGGTTATTCCCCATATAGGAAAAGGAAGAGCGGATATGCAGGAAGTATGCCTTGAGAAGCTTGATTTTAAGTTTATGAAATATACCTGGAATTTTCCTAAAACATCAGGTCGAAGAAATAAGGAAAGACTTGGAATGTATAGCAATAAAAAATATGAGAATATGAGTATTGAAATGTATAATAGCATAATAAACCGCTATTGAAGCATATGCGGAGTGATATATACAGGATTCAGCTATAAAAACTCAATTCGTCATAACGCTGTTTTTACTATTATATTTGAATAATTTGATGACTTTCAGTAGATTATTCAAAGCTGTCGCTGGCGGTGATTGGCAAGGCAGTTCCTGAACATCCACGGGGAGAATACCCGTGGAATTTTGTGAGGTGCCCGTGCTATCAGTTTTGGTATAGGTTATGATTCAAAGACCTCTTTGAGTGGTGCCTCCAGATCTTCAAACCAATAGGATTTTATAACTTCGCTGTTTTTATACGTTATGAATGAATCAATCTGAAAATCTTTAAAACCGTAAACCAGGACTGTTTTCCCTTGGGGGTCTACCACCCAGAATTCCTTTACGCCCGACAGCATATAAGTATTCAATTTATCTACCATGTCTTTAGACCTGGTATCGGGCGACAATATTTCAACAACCAGTGTGGGTGTTCCCATATACCGCCCCTTTTCGTTCACTGTATGTTCCAGGTCACAGGCAATAAGCAAATCAGGCTGCATCACATCTGGCTCTTTAAAACCTTTTTTGTAAAAATGCACATCAAAAGGTGAATAGAATACTTTACACGGCTTTCCCTTCAGATAATTTCTTAATAAGACATGTAGATTGCCTGAAATATTCTGATGATAGGTACTTGGAGACGACAACAGGACAATCTCTCCATTAATGTACTCCATACGCAGATCGCTTTTTTCATAGATTGCCATGAATTCTTCATAGGATACCTTTTTTCCACCGTACTGATAATCCAAAGACCTTTCCAGTACGGTAAAATACCGCTCAATATCGGTAATATACGGTGTCATGCGAATTATTTTCTTGCCGTTTTTTGTGATAACCACTTCATTATCATTACATACATAATCTAAATATTTTCCAAGGTTGGACTTTAATTCTGTGGCTGTGATCACCAATTTATTTTCATTTTCCATATTCACACCGCCTCTTACTATGATTTACATCGTATGGTTTAACAAAAAAATCGTACATATATATAATATCATATCGTACGAATATTTGCAATACCGACTCTGTTTATAGGGCGCATTTTATTTTTATGAAGAAAATGCACCCGTTTAAAGCCGAAGTGAAAGTATTTGCTGAAAGATCGGCCGACATGGGCAAGATACTTGGTCAGAATGCCATGATACACTGCAGGAGGATTTTGGTAGGGCCAGGTGCATATGCAGATATGGTTATAGATAGGAATTAATAGTAATAGAAGAAGGAATACAGCATATTATTTATATTGAAAAAACATCATCAAGATTGGCTGTTAATCCCTTAAATACTATTGACTCTGCGGATTCGCCGATTTTCCAGGTGCGCGTCTCGGAAATTTCATTGTTCTCAAATAAATATAAATGGATTTCCTTGTTAAAAGTGTTAATAATCCAGTATTCTTTTACACCACTGCTCATATACAAATTCAATTTTAACACCATATCTCTGCTTCTCGTTGCTTTAGATAGGATTTCAACAATAAGTGAAGGTGTGCCAATATATCTGTCTTTTTCATCAAGCATTTCTTCCGGATTACATATGATCACGATATCTGGCTGTACGACGTTTTTATTATCCTCATAATCTGTCAAAGTAATATCAAAAGGTGAAACCAGAGGGGTACAATTTTTCCCTTTAAACCAATTGCCAAAAATCAAGAATAAATTTGCTTGAATTTTTTGATGAGTGTAACTTGGTGAAGCCATTAAATAAATTTGTCCATTTATAAACTCGTAATGTTTATCAGATGCATCTTTCATTTTTAGAAAATCTTCGTATGAGGTTTTTGTATTTCCACTATGATATTCAAGGCTTTTTTCACAAACGACTCCTTCCTTATACAAATTAGTAAGCAACTCTTCATTATATTTGACCAGCATAGCTATATTTTTACCATTACTGGACACAATAACTTCTTCAATTTTACATAGTTTGAGGTATTTATCGAAATTGTTTTGCAATTCTGTTGGATTTACTACCATATAAATCACACTCCAAATACTTAATTTTATTAGCTAATATTATATAACAAAATAGCTAAAATGTAAATAGTATCCAAATTAAAGGAAGTATATAAATATCGCAGAAATCTTTCATTCTGCTGTTCATGATACCTCTTTTAATCATGGCATGGAACTTTTCCGCAATAAAGGAAGATTTGAGATAAAAGATTTTAAGTATGTACAATTAGAAATACAGTTAAATACTTTTATCAACAGAAGGCTGAAATTCAAATAAAATCAGCCTTTTCTGCGCGCGTCGGGAATGTTCCCCTATTCACAGTATGAAACCATTTTTTAAGCCGTTGTATAGTAGGAGAATAGGTGTGACGGTACACTACAGAGCAAACTATATTTATTTTTATCATACAATTAAAATATGCTCTATTCTTTGCGATAATTGCTTGAAGTATTGCAAAAATTGCTATATATGATGTGTCATAAAAGACAAAGTTGGACGTCCCCGCGCCTGCATGATACCCTGACTCTGCCTTTTATAGTCTGCATCTCAAAGGTCAAATACTCCAGATATCCGGGAATATGCGGCGAGAAACTTATTTCCTCCCATCCTGGTTTGGCTGGCTTAAGCCCGATAATGTCTTCTATCATCACCGGAATCGGTGCACTAGCCCAGGGATGGCACAGGCTGGTGTTCC contains:
- a CDS encoding helix-turn-helix transcriptional regulator: MLKHIEENYNKKLTLNELARSSFYNPSYFSRIFKECYGKILTEYISEKRLEAFLSPIPETLLKIKAWVMEGPTHHYALGSEHNSI
- a CDS encoding multicopper oxidase domain-containing protein; protein product: MFKILLGIFSFYLFKAINYLKYIICKKKLQVQSFRQTTKLDPASIPKFVNQLVKPPVYKPFILKVKVTIEEKIHGNKVNIYKNKEKRHLYFVDISEFKQQILPEGFPQTTVWGYGGLVKDPETGRIKYSRSSPGATFEAVRGIPVMVKWINKLTGLHLLAVDPTLHWANPNNMPMDPPMPWPLFPPGFPKAQKPIPVVTHLHGGEVPSTFDGHPDAWFTSNGKRGPKFVTSLYTYPNKQQPATLWYHDHTLGITRLNVYLGLAGFYLLRDPENCKHNTLLEKNVVLPSGKYEIPIVIQDRSFNTDGSFSFNNVGVNPNIHPYWTPEFFGDTIMVNGKVWPNLDVEPRQYLFRFLNGSNARFYNLKLSNGMTFVQIGSDGGFLPKPVELGSLLIAPGERADILMDFSSIEPGTSIILQNDANAPFPGGDTPDPNTVGQIMQFTVLADSSAPVKPPRLPDKLNRIPRLIPDSPPRILTLNEVTTPNGPVILVLNGQKWSAPISELPRVGSTEEWIIINLTMDTHPIHLHLVQFQVVSRQNFKAEEYKNKWEEFNGVPPLDHPTIALPIEPYLDGEPISPPDNEKGWKDTVKVNSNEVTRIRVRFAPQDIPVFVAKPGKNLYSFDPTLGPGYVWHCHILDHEDNEMMRPYKVKA
- a CDS encoding type II toxin-antitoxin system Phd/YefM family antitoxin yields the protein MENENKLVITATELKSNLGKYLDYVCNDNEVVITKNGKKIIRMTPYITDIERYFTVLERSLDYQYGGKKVSYEEFMAIYEKSDLRMEYINGEIVLLSSPSTYHQNISGNLHVLLRNYLKGKPCKVFYSPFDVHFYKKGFKEPDVMQPDLLIACDLEHTVNEKGRYMGTPTLVVEILSPDTRSKDMVDKLNTYMLSGVKEFWVVDPQGKTVLVYGFKDFQIDSFITYKNSEVIKSYWFEDLEAPLKEVFES
- a CDS encoding Uma2 family endonuclease encodes the protein MVVNPTELQNNFDKYLKLCKIEEVIVSSNGKNIAMLVKYNEELLTNLYKEGVVCEKSLEYHSGNTKTSYEDFLKMKDASDKHYEFINGQIYLMASPSYTHQKIQANLFLIFGNWFKGKNCTPLVSPFDITLTDYEDNKNVVQPDIVIICNPEEMLDEKDRYIGTPSLIVEILSKATRSRDMVLKLNLYMSSGVKEYWIINTFNKEIHLYLFENNEISETRTWKIGESAESIVFKGLTANLDDVFSI